A region from the Manihot esculenta cultivar AM560-2 chromosome 13, M.esculenta_v8, whole genome shotgun sequence genome encodes:
- the LOC110629257 gene encoding uncharacterized protein LOC110629257, whose amino-acid sequence MADLPSPADQSQAIIDPIADLSQKLFQLIQNSQNGNQKSTNQFTLDSAQPPSDIKLNDSNYVVWTKMMEMFITGRGKSNHLTGTPSPPTETDPAIYLWQTNDSIVRGWLIQTVEQKLRPNLLQYKTSKGLWDALKIRFNTGSNKLIIYELQSKAYKLTQQ is encoded by the coding sequence ATGGCCGACCTCCCCAGCCCGGCTGACCAATCCCAGGCAATAATTGATCCAATAGCAGACCTGTCACAAAAACTATTCCAGTTAATTCAGAATAGCCAAAATGGAAATCAGAAATCAACAAACCAATTCACTCTTGATTCAGCACAGCCACCGTCCGacataaaattgaatgattcCAATTATGTTGTCTGGAcaaagatgatggagatgttTATCACAGGGCGAGGGAAATCAAACCATCTGACTGGGACTCCCTCCCCTCCGACAGAAACAGACCCCGCAATTTACCTATGGCAAACTAATGACAGCATTGTCCGAGGATGGTTAATCCAGACGGTAGAGCAGAAGCTCCGTCCAAATTTATTGCAGTACAAGACAAGCAAAGGACTGTGGGATGCCCTCAAGATCAGATTCAATACAGGTAGCAACAAACTTATCATTTACGAGTTACAGTCTAAAGCATACAAATTAACACAACAATGA